The Theileria orientalis strain Shintoku DNA, chromosome 3, complete genome genome window below encodes:
- a CDS encoding cleavage and polyadenylation specificty factor subunit, with protein MYTNDFSRVEHNANDIWTFLCDFPVLSSGSDELLVPGYYYSLEKGGRMYGYLKIASVEDLDDSLVVPDVPTVKESDPEKTETNPEIQTAKSKRRYPLFSVRVRKPKGSRLRNHYSYLHLYRSLFDKDGMEKPEVPKKADPPEDNSLDNMFLVLISQSQWQLYLATGPYDTVQPSRNKRGFVYYTNVISKFRVPVTRVGDVVSFEYVADQTDRYVLMLFNPDQRKLKLEGYVKYENKAHPNLPIEMRYHSAVLRFWWFAFLVAFFASVTYTYFCVATGVQKLSYLVSLNYLLYTTFLVMDIVMLQFMTVEGMVPRFFWGISHMLKRLHEIYILTIMVLMSLGWKVLRDRLSVVEKQLIMSICGVCILMGFIEVAVSGFDISRYLVHAIACVCILVAANFNIVIINTRIADESLTPQAGVAYNHMKMFTRFRLVFFVYMFKPAIFSIFRFVCLQPTFDQVIIWDQHLNLFLDLTFDFAIYTYLFYNFLPSGKKGLFNHIFQNQVVTHET; from the exons ATGTATACAAACGACTTCTCGAGAGTCGAACACAACGCTAATGATATTTGGACATTCCTATGTGACTTCCCAGTGCTATCCTCGGGGTCAGATGAGTTGCTGGTGCCGGGCTACTACTACTCACTAGAAAAGGGAG gGCGCATGTACGGATATCTTAAAATCGCATCtgtggaggacctggacgacAGTCTGGTGGTGCCGGACGTGCCGACGGTCAAGGAATCCGACCCAGAAAAGACCGAAACGAATCCGGAGATTCAAACGGCAAAGTCAAAGAGGAGGTACCCGCTATTCTCAGTGAGGGTGCGGAAGCCGAAGGGGAGCAGGCTGAGAAACCACTACAGCTACCTGCACCTGTATCGCTCGCTGTTCGACAAGGACGGCATGGAGAAGCCGGAGGTCCCGAAGAAGGCGGACCCGCCCGAGGACAACAGCCTCGACAACATGTTCCTGGTGCTCATCTCGCAGAGCCAGTGGCAGCTGTACCTGGCCACAGGGCCCTACGACACAGTACAGCCCTCGAGGAACAAGCGCGGCTTCGTGTACTATACCAACGTCATCTCGAAGTTCAGAGTGCCCGTCACGCGCGTGGGCGACGTGGTGAGCTTCGAGTACGTGGCGGACCAGACTGACCGCTACGTGCTCATGCTCTTCAACCCGGACCAGCGtaagctgaagctggagggCTACGTGAAGTACGAGAACAAGGCGCACCCGAACCTGCCGATCGAGATGCGCTACCACTCGGCGGTGCTCAGGTTCTGGTGGTTCGCGTTCCTGGTCGCCTTCTTCGCCTCGGTCACGTACACGTACTTCTGCGTCGCCACCGGCGTGCAGAAGCTGAGCTACCTGGTCTCGCTCAACTACCTGCTCTACACCACCTTCCTCGTCATGGACATCGTGATGCTCCAGTTCATGACCGTCGAGGGCATGGTGCCGCGCTTCTTTTGGGGCATCAGCCACATGCTGAAGAGGCTGCACGAGATCTACATCCTCACCATCATGGTGCTCATGTCGCTCGGCTGGAAGGTGCTGCGCGACCGCCTCAGCGTCGTGGAGAAGCAGCTGATAATGTCCATCTGCGGCGTGTGCATCCTCATGGGCTTCATCGAGGTCGCCGTGAGCGGCTTTGACATTTCGCGCTACCTCGTGCACGCCATCGCCTGCGTGTGCATTCTGGTCGCGGCCAACTTCAACATCGTCATCATCAACACGAGGATCGCCGACGAGTCGCTCACTCCGCAGGCCGGCGTGGCCTACAACCACATGAAGATGTTCACCAGGTTCAGGctcgtcttcttcgtgtACATGTTCAAGCCCGCCATCTTCTCcatcttcaggttcgtCTGCCTCCAGCCCACCTTCGACCAGGTGATCATTTGGGACCAGCACCTGAACCTTTTCCTGGACCTGACGTTTGACTTTGCGATATACACCTACCTCTTCTACAACTTTCTTCCCAGCGGCAAGAAGGGTCTTTTTAATCACATTTTTCAAAACCAGGTTGTCACACACGAGACCTAA